The proteins below are encoded in one region of Halocatena salina:
- a CDS encoding substrate-binding domain-containing protein produces the protein MFDNNSLQRSRRGFLQTAGVTTAGIALSGCTSLLGGSSSDSGSVTIKTRHYPTGEMDAFLDKHTKKFKDETGITVEYETMQWANGKTKQTTSMQNRSGPDVGEIPSTYIPTFANLDGFEDITTIDVDIDKSSFFDSPNEIGNYKGEFIGMPWFWGPRAHLSYMPSLKKAGIDGPPSTWNEMVQQGKSFNDENPDSYLFGIPAQENVSHFFADFLWQNGGTLLTDDNTKAAFDSDRAVEALNFYKDLQSNHSVMPKETAEWKGDARDNAFTSHKIQSTWASLATVDVFLEEEEISESDITISKLPAGPNGESATFYGLELIGIHPWTDHPKESAKWLKYLARPEVNADIAEMTGFLPAVKESFKRDRFQTPVWQGFKKLTSTGKTFPQVDGWSQVEAIINDAVSGVLVDAATGKWSEGDTRKALKTAAKQANKELE, from the coding sequence ATGTTTGACAATAATTCATTACAGCGATCACGCCGTGGGTTTCTGCAGACCGCGGGTGTGACGACGGCGGGAATCGCTCTTTCGGGCTGTACGAGCCTTCTCGGGGGAAGTAGCTCCGATTCCGGCAGTGTGACCATCAAAACCCGCCACTATCCGACGGGCGAGATGGACGCGTTCCTCGACAAACACACGAAGAAATTCAAAGACGAGACGGGCATCACGGTCGAGTACGAGACGATGCAGTGGGCCAACGGGAAAACGAAACAGACTACCAGTATGCAGAACAGGTCTGGACCGGATGTCGGTGAAATTCCCTCGACGTACATCCCGACGTTCGCAAATCTCGATGGCTTTGAAGACATTACGACGATCGATGTCGACATCGACAAATCCTCGTTCTTCGACAGCCCGAACGAGATCGGCAACTACAAGGGGGAATTCATCGGAATGCCGTGGTTTTGGGGACCACGCGCGCATCTGAGCTACATGCCGTCGCTGAAGAAAGCAGGAATCGACGGACCACCTAGTACGTGGAATGAGATGGTACAACAAGGCAAGTCGTTCAACGATGAGAATCCGGACAGCTACCTGTTCGGGATCCCTGCTCAGGAGAACGTCAGTCATTTCTTTGCCGATTTCCTCTGGCAGAACGGTGGAACGCTACTCACAGACGACAATACGAAGGCCGCATTTGACAGCGACCGCGCTGTTGAGGCGCTGAACTTTTACAAGGACCTTCAGTCGAACCACTCTGTAATGCCCAAAGAGACGGCCGAATGGAAGGGTGACGCACGAGACAACGCCTTCACCAGTCACAAGATCCAGAGTACGTGGGCTTCTCTCGCTACCGTCGATGTGTTCCTTGAAGAAGAAGAGATCTCCGAGTCCGATATCACCATCTCGAAGCTCCCGGCGGGTCCGAACGGTGAGTCCGCCACGTTCTACGGTCTTGAGTTGATCGGCATCCATCCGTGGACCGATCACCCCAAAGAATCGGCGAAGTGGCTGAAATATCTCGCTCGGCCGGAAGTGAACGCCGACATCGCCGAAATGACTGGATTCCTCCCAGCAGTCAAAGAGTCATTCAAACGGGATCGGTTCCAAACCCCCGTTTGGCAAGGGTTCAAAAAGCTCACTTCGACCGGCAAGACGTTCCCCCAGGTTGATGGATGGTCACAGGTCGAGGCGATCATCAACGACGCTGTATCGGGAGTACTCGTAGACGCAGCAACCGGCAAGTGGTCCGAGGGCGACACCAGAAAAGCACTCAAAACAGCGGCCAAGCAGGCGAACAAGGAACTCGAATAG
- a CDS encoding glycosyl hydrolase family 18 protein, with translation MKFTRRTVLRKVSALSAVTLATSGIAAAADCSGQTQWDSNTAYSGGDRVVYDEALWEAQWWTQGNEPDTADSVWSKVGDCNGDGGGNQSPTASFTATPTAPTPDESITFDASGSTDADGTISSYEWELGDGTTTTGQSITHTYGSAGEYTVTLTVTDDAGATGSDTTTVVVRTDGGGGTTSNRIVAYWMQWAQYDRGYVPADIPFEDITHLQYAFMRPEQDGSISGVGDSYGQRYLFPESWHDVTTIADLNEQHPDVTFLISIGGWNDSENFSDAALTESSRQTFADECVRIIRDGGVDGVDIDWEYPGGGGHPDNTVRDGDQERFTLLLQAVRDALDVAGQEDGTEYHLSTAMSADPETASGLEHGTLSSLLDFTSIMTFDYRGGFSDYTGHQSPLYENPADPASNSAEWNVSSALQWYVDQGWDPGQLNMAMPFYGRSFAGVEAPSGDVGNGVDDGLFQNFSGTGSGSFPPDTQESGIYDYWDIATSGGERSGGQVDLSQPGWETTYDDTAVSAWSYNQDESLVISHETPQTVEEKMAWLSNSDYGGTMLWALSHDTVDHTLLTRLSDTLL, from the coding sequence ATGAAGTTCACACGACGCACCGTTCTTCGGAAGGTATCGGCACTGTCAGCAGTGACGCTCGCCACGAGCGGGATCGCCGCGGCGGCGGACTGTAGCGGACAGACACAATGGGATTCGAACACGGCCTACAGCGGCGGCGATCGCGTGGTGTACGACGAGGCGCTCTGGGAGGCGCAGTGGTGGACGCAGGGTAACGAACCGGACACCGCAGACAGCGTTTGGTCCAAGGTAGGCGACTGTAACGGTGATGGCGGTGGCAACCAGTCGCCGACCGCCTCATTCACGGCCACACCCACAGCACCAACACCGGACGAATCGATCACGTTCGACGCGAGTGGCTCCACTGACGCTGATGGCACCATCAGTAGTTATGAGTGGGAGCTCGGTGACGGCACCACGACGACCGGCCAGTCGATCACTCACACTTACGGCTCGGCGGGTGAGTACACCGTGACGCTCACTGTCACCGACGACGCTGGCGCGACCGGCTCAGACACCACGACAGTCGTCGTCAGGACTGACGGCGGGGGTGGAACCACCAGTAACCGGATCGTGGCGTACTGGATGCAGTGGGCGCAGTACGATCGTGGCTACGTGCCTGCCGACATCCCGTTTGAGGACATCACCCACTTACAGTACGCGTTCATGCGACCCGAACAGGACGGATCGATCTCCGGTGTGGGAGACAGCTATGGACAGCGCTACCTCTTCCCTGAATCGTGGCACGATGTGACGACGATCGCCGATCTGAACGAACAGCACCCAGACGTCACGTTCCTCATTTCCATCGGCGGGTGGAACGATTCGGAGAACTTCTCGGACGCTGCGCTCACCGAGAGTTCACGTCAGACGTTCGCGGATGAGTGTGTCCGGATCATTCGGGACGGTGGGGTTGACGGTGTTGACATCGACTGGGAGTATCCCGGCGGGGGCGGCCACCCGGACAACACAGTCCGTGACGGTGATCAAGAGCGCTTTACGTTGCTCCTTCAGGCTGTCCGTGATGCGCTTGATGTGGCTGGTCAGGAGGATGGAACGGAGTACCACCTCAGCACGGCGATGAGTGCAGACCCAGAGACAGCGAGCGGTCTCGAACACGGCACGCTTTCGTCGCTACTCGATTTCACGTCGATCATGACGTTCGACTACCGAGGCGGATTCAGCGACTACACGGGTCACCAGTCGCCGCTGTATGAGAATCCAGCCGACCCGGCGTCAAACTCTGCGGAGTGGAACGTCTCTAGCGCGCTACAGTGGTACGTCGATCAGGGATGGGATCCCGGGCAGCTGAACATGGCAATGCCGTTTTACGGCCGCAGTTTTGCGGGCGTCGAAGCGCCGAGCGGAGACGTTGGGAACGGTGTCGATGACGGGCTCTTCCAAAACTTCAGCGGAACGGGGAGCGGCTCCTTCCCACCGGACACACAAGAGAGCGGCATCTACGACTACTGGGACATCGCCACCTCGGGGGGTGAGCGTTCGGGGGGACAGGTCGATCTTTCCCAACCCGGCTGGGAAACCACCTACGACGACACCGCGGTGTCAGCGTGGAGCTACAACCAGGATGAATCGCTCGTGATCAGCCACGAAACCCCACAAACCGTCGAGGAGAAGATGGCGTGGCTTTCGAACAGCGACTACGGCGGTACGATGCTCTGGGCGCTATCACACGATACAGTGGACCACACGCTGTTGACGAGGCTCAGTGACACGCTGCTGTGA
- a CDS encoding glycosyl hydrolase family 18 protein: MTRESFEQTRRGMLRTTATLLAMGGIGTVSATQYPAWNSETLYNAGDRVTHDGSVWEATGPSRNAEPSASSAYWKVSNGESGENDGDSGTAGASVFAPYNHMTTNTETSLLDQYQQAGNDAVTAAFVLSDGNGNAAWDGAADMHVGEAGLASEIQAYQDQGGTVIVSFGGAVGTMIAQDTSDIAKIKTEYQDVIDTYGVTHLDFDIESVDQAAVDRRNQALSELQDENAELQVSYTLRCRTTGLTSHGQYVVESAKRHGVDLGFINVMTMNYGWVPPSASTITDSANGTHSDLASIFPNRSAAEIWQMVGLTPMIGVNNVGGTHALADAQDVASFVQNTGVGLVSFWSLDRDNGGCPDGSVSATCSGISQSPYEFSQIYNQVQ, translated from the coding sequence ATGACACGAGAATCCTTCGAACAAACCCGTCGTGGAATGCTCCGCACGACGGCGACCCTGCTCGCTATGGGCGGTATCGGAACAGTATCAGCAACACAGTATCCAGCGTGGAATTCGGAGACGTTGTACAACGCCGGTGATCGCGTCACACACGATGGCTCGGTCTGGGAGGCAACAGGCCCATCACGGAATGCTGAACCATCGGCGTCGTCGGCGTATTGGAAAGTTTCGAACGGTGAGAGCGGTGAAAACGATGGAGACAGCGGAACCGCCGGCGCGTCGGTGTTTGCTCCGTACAACCACATGACGACGAACACGGAGACTAGCCTCCTCGATCAGTACCAGCAGGCTGGCAACGATGCGGTGACAGCGGCGTTCGTCCTCTCAGATGGCAACGGAAACGCGGCGTGGGACGGGGCGGCAGACATGCACGTCGGCGAGGCTGGTTTAGCATCGGAAATACAAGCCTATCAGGATCAGGGTGGCACCGTGATCGTCTCCTTCGGAGGGGCGGTCGGGACGATGATCGCACAGGACACCTCTGACATCGCCAAGATCAAAACAGAGTATCAGGATGTCATCGACACCTACGGCGTGACTCACCTCGATTTCGATATCGAGTCGGTCGACCAGGCGGCAGTCGATCGGCGCAACCAGGCGCTCTCGGAACTCCAGGACGAAAACGCCGAGTTACAGGTGTCCTATACCTTGCGCTGTCGGACGACTGGACTCACCAGCCATGGCCAGTACGTCGTCGAAAGCGCGAAACGCCACGGCGTCGATCTCGGGTTCATCAACGTTATGACGATGAACTACGGCTGGGTTCCGCCGAGCGCGAGTACGATCACGGATTCGGCCAACGGCACGCACTCCGATCTGGCGTCGATCTTCCCGAATAGATCCGCCGCAGAGATCTGGCAGATGGTCGGACTCACGCCGATGATCGGCGTCAACAACGTCGGTGGCACCCACGCGTTAGCGGACGCACAGGACGTCGCATCGTTCGTCCAGAACACGGGTGTCGGCCTCGTGTCGTTCTGGTCGCTCGACCGGGACAACGGTGGCTGTCCGGACGGCTCGGTGTCGGCCACCTGTAGCGGCATCTCACAGTCCCCCTACGAATTCTCCCAGATCTACAATCAAGTGCAATGA
- a CDS encoding carbohydrate-binding protein: MKYTRRTILRKVSALSAVTLATSGIAAAADCSGQAQWDSNTAYSGGDRVVYDEALWEAQWWTQGNEPDTADSVWSKVGDCNGDGGGGDDGGGGDDGGKENDVFAPYEGTWGDLVGNTRAASTNRVIASFVGDATAGDGVNPGWLTSAGQRPLSDFTDEIQTLQEQGIDVWVAIGGWHGRTVARDASDATEAKQGYEEIIDTLGVTHIDIDDENAQGGRPDSVYRIRNEALAMLQAERPDVKVSYTVPAGRNGIENRNYSPAKEMVSDAVSAGVDLEYVNIMTMDFNPTTAEIIRSAGEGTVQWLEQIYPNKSTQERWEMLGVTPNIGESGFTTDTASAVVEWAEQQDIGLLTFWALYKSSSVAQSEIFYQFENGGN; this comes from the coding sequence ATGAAATACACACGACGCACCATCCTTCGGAAGGTATCGGCACTGTCAGCAGTGACGCTCGCCACGAGCGGGATCGCCGCGGCGGCGGACTGTAGTGGACAGGCACAGTGGGATTCAAACACGGCCTACAGCGGCGGTGATCGCGTGGTGTACGACGAGGCGCTCTGGGAGGCGCAGTGGTGGACGCAGGGTAACGAGCCCGACACCGCAGACAGCGTTTGGTCTAAGGTCGGTGACTGCAACGGCGACGGTGGCGGTGGCGACGACGGTGGCGGTGGCGACGACGGTGGGAAAGAAAACGACGTGTTCGCTCCATACGAGGGGACATGGGGTGATCTCGTCGGAAACACACGGGCGGCGAGCACAAATCGCGTGATCGCCTCGTTCGTCGGTGACGCGACGGCTGGCGACGGAGTGAATCCCGGTTGGCTCACGTCCGCCGGTCAGCGACCGCTCTCGGATTTCACCGACGAGATCCAGACGCTCCAAGAACAGGGAATCGACGTGTGGGTCGCCATCGGCGGGTGGCACGGACGGACGGTCGCCCGCGACGCGAGCGATGCAACTGAGGCGAAACAGGGCTACGAGGAGATCATCGACACGCTTGGAGTTACACACATCGACATCGACGACGAGAACGCACAAGGTGGACGGCCCGACAGCGTCTACCGGATCCGGAACGAGGCCCTGGCAATGCTCCAAGCCGAGCGCCCGGACGTGAAAGTTTCCTATACGGTTCCTGCCGGTCGGAACGGCATCGAGAACCGGAACTACTCGCCCGCCAAGGAGATGGTCAGTGACGCCGTCAGCGCGGGCGTCGATCTCGAGTACGTCAACATCATGACCATGGACTTCAACCCCACGACCGCCGAGATCATCCGCTCGGCGGGCGAAGGCACAGTCCAATGGCTCGAGCAGATCTACCCCAACAAATCGACCCAGGAACGCTGGGAAATGCTCGGTGTCACACCGAACATCGGTGAATCAGGATTCACGACGGATACGGCCAGCGCCGTCGTCGAATGGGCAGAACAACAGGACATCGGGCTACTCACGTTCTGGGCGCTGTATAAGTCCAGTTCCGTAGCCCAATCGGAGATCTTCTACCAGTTCGAAAACGGTGGAAACTAA
- a CDS encoding carbohydrate ABC transporter permease, whose product MKDDDMLPSIVTITQTLREWIPLPDFGMDDETSFAYWLLLPALAMMFVIHFIPIVWGVIISFMRVDAEYITDWTQAPFIGVEHYLAIFDMNTAVGSSFWTALRQTFLFGIGTTIGVYVLGLVTALLLNRNFRGKLMARTVVLVPYIAPAVATVFIWRMMLSSETGIINEMLMTLGLINDEIFWLVGENSIYSIIIVNIWKNFPFAAIMLYAGLQSIPEQLYEAAAIDGASRWATFRHITFPQLKPVTAVIVLLMIVWSFINFTIPYLLLGQQPSPSGEVLMLFIYNYAFKNLTYGLGAALSVILLVVAMVLSYLYYKKTMESNVQGGAI is encoded by the coding sequence ATGAAAGATGACGATATGCTGCCATCGATAGTTACCATCACGCAGACACTCCGAGAGTGGATACCGCTTCCGGATTTCGGGATGGACGATGAGACGTCGTTCGCGTACTGGTTGTTGCTACCGGCGCTGGCGATGATGTTCGTCATTCATTTCATCCCGATTGTATGGGGAGTTATCATCAGCTTCATGCGAGTCGATGCGGAGTACATTACCGATTGGACCCAAGCGCCGTTCATCGGGGTGGAACATTATCTTGCGATCTTCGATATGAACACCGCTGTCGGCTCATCGTTTTGGACCGCGCTTCGGCAGACGTTTCTGTTCGGCATCGGGACCACGATCGGCGTGTACGTGTTGGGGTTGGTAACTGCGCTGTTGTTGAACAGAAACTTTCGCGGGAAGCTCATGGCACGAACGGTTGTGTTGGTGCCGTACATCGCGCCAGCGGTTGCGACGGTGTTCATCTGGCGCATGATGCTCAGCTCCGAAACGGGGATCATCAACGAGATGCTCATGACTCTCGGTCTCATCAACGATGAGATCTTTTGGCTCGTCGGTGAGAACTCCATTTATTCGATTATCATCGTTAACATCTGGAAGAATTTCCCGTTTGCAGCGATCATGCTGTACGCGGGATTACAGTCGATCCCCGAGCAGTTGTACGAAGCGGCTGCCATCGATGGTGCCAGCCGATGGGCGACGTTCCGTCACATCACGTTCCCGCAGCTCAAACCAGTCACGGCCGTTATCGTGCTGTTGATGATCGTTTGGTCGTTCATCAACTTCACAATCCCCTACCTGTTGTTGGGACAACAGCCGAGTCCATCGGGTGAGGTACTGATGTTATTCATCTACAATTACGCGTTCAAGAACCTGACGTACGGTCTCGGCGCGGCGTTGTCAGTGATCCTGCTCGTCGTTGCAATGGTGCTCTCGTATCTCTACTACAAGAAGACGATGGAGTCGAACGTACAAGGGGGTGCGATCTGA
- a CDS encoding carbohydrate ABC transporter permease encodes MSVLPEEFQLSSTGRELIADAVAKFLLGIVLLFALFPIWMMIITSFNERSQLLQSGVTLIPTTFHVENYINMWNRFPLVDYFLNSLIISGATTVICLLVASLAAYSFSRYDFPGKDLFGLTILSTQMIPGVLILIPMFMMFITIQERLMIDMVNTYHGIIFIYSTFTVPFAIWMLRGYFDTIPTALEEAARIDGCTRTQALFYIVLPLALPGIAATGMFVFIIAFNEVLFASVMASDNVTPFAIGIQEFNTNTRTYWTEMMAAATVSSVPLLLIFVLFQRQIVSGLTAGGVKQ; translated from the coding sequence ATGTCGGTGTTGCCAGAGGAGTTTCAGCTGTCGTCCACTGGACGGGAACTCATCGCTGACGCGGTCGCAAAGTTCCTATTGGGGATCGTGTTGTTATTCGCGTTGTTTCCGATCTGGATGATGATCATAACGAGCTTCAACGAACGCTCACAGCTGTTACAATCGGGTGTAACGCTGATTCCCACCACGTTCCACGTGGAGAACTACATCAACATGTGGAACCGTTTCCCCCTCGTTGATTACTTCCTCAACAGCCTCATCATCTCCGGAGCGACGACGGTTATCTGTCTACTGGTGGCGAGTCTGGCAGCGTATTCGTTCTCCCGCTATGACTTCCCAGGCAAGGACCTGTTCGGACTGACGATCTTGAGCACGCAGATGATCCCCGGAGTGCTCATTCTGATTCCGATGTTCATGATGTTTATCACGATACAAGAAAGACTCATGATCGATATGGTGAACACCTACCACGGGATTATCTTCATCTACTCGACGTTCACAGTCCCGTTTGCCATCTGGATGCTTCGTGGGTATTTCGACACCATCCCGACGGCGCTCGAAGAGGCCGCGCGCATCGACGGCTGTACGCGGACCCAAGCGCTGTTTTACATCGTGTTGCCGCTTGCTTTGCCCGGCATCGCCGCGACGGGGATGTTCGTATTCATTATCGCGTTCAACGAGGTGCTGTTCGCCTCAGTGATGGCATCGGACAACGTGACACCCTTTGCGATCGGTATTCAGGAGTTCAATACGAACACACGGACTTACTGGACCGAGATGATGGCCGCCGCAACGGTTTCGTCCGTGCCGTTGCTGTTGATCTTCGTCCTCTTTCAAAGACAGATCGTCTCGGGACTCACCGCCGGAGGCGTCAAGCAGTGA
- a CDS encoding ABC transporter ATP-binding protein → MGTVELRNLTKTFGSGENAIVAVDDLSIQLEDGEFLVLVGPSGCGKSTTLRMTAGLETATAGDIRIDDTSVTDREPRDRDIAMVFQNYALYPHMTARENMSFGLKMNTDRSETEITERVEEVAEIMGIEELLGDEPSELSGGQQQRVALGRAIVRDPEVFLMDEPLSNLDAKLRTQMRTELQALQEDLETTTIYVTHDQTEAMTMGDRIAVLDDGELQQIGTPLECYNRPANRFVAGFIGSPSMNFIDVTLEDGALVHPEFEYDLAEPTLETLNGQTDLVLGVRPEDIELAETGGIEASAQVIEPLGDFSHLHASIGSDTVTVTVAAGTAVPRDEPLGLSLPEERIHLFDRVSGAALKNSDAPVENVHLLTA, encoded by the coding sequence ATGGGAACGGTCGAACTGCGGAATCTCACGAAAACGTTCGGTAGCGGTGAGAACGCGATCGTCGCCGTCGACGATCTCTCGATCCAGCTCGAAGACGGCGAGTTTCTGGTACTAGTCGGGCCATCCGGGTGTGGGAAGTCGACGACACTCCGAATGACGGCCGGACTAGAAACGGCCACTGCTGGCGACATCCGGATCGACGACACATCGGTCACGGACCGGGAGCCACGAGATCGGGACATCGCTATGGTGTTCCAGAACTACGCGTTGTATCCCCACATGACGGCTCGGGAGAACATGTCGTTCGGTCTCAAGATGAACACCGACCGATCCGAGACAGAGATCACCGAGCGCGTCGAGGAGGTCGCCGAGATCATGGGGATCGAGGAACTTCTGGGTGACGAGCCGAGCGAACTGTCCGGTGGACAACAACAGCGCGTGGCGCTCGGGCGCGCCATCGTCCGCGATCCGGAGGTGTTCCTGATGGACGAACCACTCTCGAATTTGGACGCAAAACTTCGAACCCAGATGCGAACCGAACTTCAGGCACTCCAGGAGGATCTCGAAACGACGACGATCTACGTGACTCACGATCAGACCGAAGCGATGACGATGGGCGATCGAATTGCCGTGCTTGACGACGGCGAACTCCAGCAGATCGGGACACCGCTAGAATGTTATAATCGACCGGCAAACAGATTCGTCGCGGGCTTCATCGGCTCACCGTCGATGAACTTCATCGACGTCACCCTCGAAGACGGTGCGTTGGTCCATCCCGAATTCGAATACGATTTAGCGGAGCCGACGCTCGAAACCCTGAATGGACAGACTGATCTCGTTTTGGGAGTTCGACCCGAGGATATCGAACTCGCGGAGACGGGCGGTATCGAGGCATCCGCGCAGGTAATCGAGCCACTCGGGGATTTCTCTCACCTTCACGCGTCGATCGGGAGCGATACGGTTACTGTCACCGTTGCGGCCGGTACAGCCGTTCCGAGAGACGAACCACTCGGACTGTCGCTCCCCGAAGAACGGATCCATCTGTTCGATCGAGTGTCAGGAGCCGCACTCAAAAACAGCGACGCCCCTGTCGAAAACGTTCACCTGCTGACTGCGTGA
- a CDS encoding glucose 1-dehydrogenase, whose translation MNAIAVERGEHQPSVIEVDRPSPDPGEALLRTLRVGIDGTDHEVIDGNHGGFPTEDDYQILGHEAVAVVEDANGTGLREGSLVVPTVRRPIDTPNNHFERGEPDMAPEGTYVERGIVGAHGYMAEYVTSQPEYLVSVPDSFARHGFLVEPISNSEKAIEHAIAARSAFEWEPESALILGNGPLGLLTLAMMTVKGFDTTYCLGRRDRPDPTIDIIERLDGIYIDSRETPVASIPETYEAVDFLYEATGYAKHAFESIAALESNGVAALLGLPDDWTFEIDGGQLHRELVLHNKAVFGSVNSNQSQYEQARETLTAFPDWFVDALITDVYAPDDVGAAFETGNERIKTVIEFDTP comes from the coding sequence ATGAACGCGATCGCAGTCGAGCGCGGTGAGCATCAGCCAAGCGTCATCGAGGTCGACCGACCGAGTCCGGATCCGGGTGAGGCACTGCTCCGGACGCTCCGAGTCGGGATTGACGGCACCGATCACGAAGTCATAGATGGCAATCACGGCGGTTTCCCGACCGAGGACGACTATCAGATTCTCGGCCACGAAGCCGTCGCAGTCGTCGAAGACGCGAACGGGACCGGCCTCCGAGAAGGATCGCTCGTGGTTCCGACCGTCCGGCGACCAATCGATACTCCGAACAACCATTTCGAACGGGGCGAGCCGGACATGGCTCCGGAGGGAACGTACGTTGAGCGCGGTATCGTCGGCGCACACGGTTACATGGCCGAGTACGTCACGAGCCAACCGGAGTATCTGGTTTCGGTACCGGACTCGTTCGCTCGCCACGGCTTTCTCGTCGAACCGATCAGCAACTCCGAGAAGGCGATCGAGCATGCGATAGCTGCGCGGTCGGCATTCGAGTGGGAACCCGAGAGTGCTCTCATCCTCGGAAACGGTCCGCTCGGGCTGTTGACGCTCGCCATGATGACTGTCAAGGGGTTCGATACCACGTACTGTCTCGGGCGACGGGACCGACCGGATCCGACGATCGACATCATCGAGCGGCTCGACGGCATCTACATCGATTCCCGTGAGACGCCCGTGGCATCGATCCCTGAGACGTACGAGGCTGTGGATTTCCTCTATGAGGCGACCGGCTACGCGAAACACGCGTTCGAATCGATCGCGGCGTTGGAATCGAACGGCGTCGCTGCGCTGTTGGGGCTTCCCGACGACTGGACGTTCGAGATCGACGGCGGGCAGCTCCACCGCGAACTGGTGTTACACAACAAAGCGGTGTTCGGGAGTGTCAATTCGAATCAAAGCCAGTACGAGCAGGCAAGAGAAACGCTCACAGCGTTTCCCGACTGGTTCGTGGACGCGCTCATCACGGATGTCTACGCGCCCGATGACGTCGGTGCGGCGTTCGAGACGGGAAACGAGCGGATCAAAACCGTCATCGAGTTCGATACTCCTTGA
- the rdfA gene encoding rod-determining factor RdfA, with translation MTASDSSTSKRAERTKVGRLIAEYDLTEVGAELERRWTKPSGERDGLRTLADVFNRRLLTRAMSDVGLNPLDGEADNYYRLLTDDVGRSRKIEAQRRLEGAGIDVEELRTHFVTYQAIRTYLTEVRGASYDATDTQISVETTQNSLGRLVGRTTTVVKQKLTQLRAADRIVLGPFHVQASITVYCEACETRHSLTELLARGGCNCDQEQTPSSSLE, from the coding sequence GTGACCGCTTCGGATTCATCGACATCGAAACGAGCAGAACGAACGAAGGTCGGCAGATTGATCGCAGAGTACGATCTTACGGAGGTCGGTGCGGAGTTAGAGCGTCGGTGGACGAAACCGAGCGGGGAACGAGACGGACTCCGGACGCTAGCAGATGTGTTCAACCGGCGGCTCCTCACCCGCGCCATGTCCGATGTGGGCCTGAATCCCCTTGATGGCGAAGCAGACAACTACTACCGGCTCCTGACGGATGACGTCGGCCGGAGCCGGAAGATCGAGGCACAACGGCGACTCGAAGGGGCAGGAATCGACGTCGAAGAGCTACGCACTCACTTCGTCACCTACCAGGCGATCAGAACGTATCTCACAGAGGTTCGAGGAGCATCTTACGACGCTACGGACACACAGATAAGCGTCGAAACCACTCAAAACAGCCTCGGGCGTCTCGTGGGCCGGACGACGACCGTCGTCAAGCAGAAGCTCACACAGCTCAGAGCGGCCGACCGCATCGTTCTTGGTCCGTTCCACGTTCAGGCGTCCATCACCGTGTACTGCGAGGCGTGTGAAACACGCCACTCTCTTACGGAACTGCTCGCTCGCGGAGGCTGTAATTGCGATCAAGAGCAAACTCCTTCATCCTCCTTGGAGTGA
- a CDS encoding PIG-L deacetylase family protein yields the protein MHLLAIVAHPDDADIFCGGTIAKHADRGDTVTIAHMTRGEYGGLGSETEAEIATVRESEARASGEVLGAEEVVFLEFEDGRITHSLENRLRVVDVMRRYAPDIVLTHFQDDMHPDHQATSRLVTDAYYMASLPLVETEHPPCDPDNVYFFGKPTSTFEPTCLVDISGYEDRKTEAIKQHDSQVEFLTEHGGIDAEFDNLIDSVRAEDMVYGTQVGADAAEGFLPLHELAQEYLV from the coding sequence ATGCATCTGTTAGCCATCGTTGCCCACCCAGACGATGCCGACATCTTCTGTGGCGGAACGATCGCAAAGCACGCCGATCGTGGCGACACCGTGACGATCGCTCACATGACACGTGGAGAGTACGGCGGACTCGGATCAGAGACGGAAGCGGAGATCGCTACGGTTCGGGAATCGGAGGCCCGAGCGTCGGGTGAGGTGTTGGGTGCCGAGGAGGTGGTGTTTCTCGAGTTCGAGGACGGTCGCATCACCCACTCGCTGGAAAATCGGCTCCGAGTAGTCGACGTGATGCGCCGTTACGCTCCGGACATCGTTCTCACCCACTTTCAAGACGACATGCATCCGGACCATCAGGCGACGTCACGGCTCGTAACCGACGCGTATTATATGGCGTCGCTGCCGTTGGTAGAGACCGAACACCCCCCGTGTGATCCGGATAACGTGTATTTCTTCGGTAAGCCGACATCGACGTTCGAACCGACCTGTTTGGTCGACATCTCCGGCTACGAAGATCGGAAAACGGAGGCCATCAAACAACACGACTCACAGGTCGAATTTCTCACCGAACACGGAGGTATCGACGCGGAGTTCGACAACCTGATCGACAGCGTTCGGGCCGAAGACATGGTGTATGGCACACAGGTGGGTGCTGACGCCGCGGAAGGGTTCCTCCCGCTCCACGAACTCGCTCAGGAGTATCTAGTTTGA